In Dehalococcoidales bacterium, a genomic segment contains:
- a CDS encoding sodium-dependent transporter, with amino-acid sequence MEVKRERWSSRSLFIFAAIGSAIGLGNVWRFPYMCYEYGGGAFLFAWIVGLIILGIPWLMMEIGLGKYFQKGAPGVFAGIGKKWEWVGWWPVFVAFLIVSYYTVVMAWSLRYAVDSITMAWGKGAAAAEGAADYFFGNILEVSSGPTELGGQVWLTLLMLAIIWIIMYVVMFKGARVLGKVAFWTVLIPWALLVIIFIRGITLPGAVDGLNYYLSTDFSVLADGGVWFAAFSQVAFSLSVGMAGMYAYGSFMAKKSDVNNNAAIVTFSDSATAFFAGFAVFSVVGFFMNALSISAGEVTASGLGLAFITFPAAISMMPALNGLIGVAFFLCLFFLGIDSAFFLAHGGVAAPLRDKLGWSLKKSTIIVCVAGFLLGMLFTTKAGVYWLDMVDRAVSFYGLLITGIISCLLVGWVFGARKLREYLNETSDFKFGAWWDWVIKLVLPIAMTFVVIYGGFMVDIPNAYEGYQVGPFNGSHILWLILGVTLILSFVLGRMATKAPKEEE; translated from the coding sequence ATGGAAGTAAAAAGAGAAAGATGGAGCAGTAGATCGCTCTTTATCTTTGCGGCGATCGGCTCGGCCATCGGGCTGGGTAATGTTTGGCGCTTCCCTTACATGTGTTATGAATACGGTGGAGGCGCCTTTTTATTTGCATGGATTGTCGGGCTTATAATCCTTGGTATTCCCTGGTTGATGATGGAAATCGGTCTGGGAAAATATTTCCAAAAGGGAGCCCCCGGTGTCTTTGCCGGCATCGGTAAAAAATGGGAATGGGTAGGGTGGTGGCCCGTTTTTGTTGCATTTTTAATAGTGTCTTATTACACCGTGGTAATGGCTTGGTCTTTAAGATATGCCGTAGACTCGATTACGATGGCATGGGGTAAAGGCGCCGCGGCGGCTGAAGGTGCTGCTGATTATTTCTTCGGAAACATCTTGGAAGTCTCTTCAGGACCAACCGAATTGGGCGGCCAAGTCTGGCTGACTCTTCTTATGCTGGCTATTATCTGGATAATAATGTACGTTGTTATGTTTAAAGGTGCCAGAGTCCTCGGTAAGGTTGCTTTCTGGACGGTATTAATCCCTTGGGCTTTACTTGTTATAATCTTTATCCGCGGTATTACCCTTCCGGGCGCGGTTGACGGCCTTAACTATTATCTCTCAACTGATTTTAGTGTTTTGGCCGACGGAGGCGTATGGTTTGCGGCCTTTAGCCAGGTTGCCTTCTCACTCTCGGTCGGTATGGCCGGTATGTATGCTTACGGCAGCTTTATGGCTAAAAAATCGGATGTTAACAACAATGCTGCAATCGTTACCTTCTCAGACAGTGCCACCGCTTTCTTTGCCGGTTTTGCGGTATTTAGCGTAGTCGGCTTCTTTATGAATGCGTTATCAATCTCAGCCGGAGAAGTTACGGCTTCCGGGCTGGGCTTGGCGTTTATAACATTCCCGGCGGCTATCTCAATGATGCCGGCATTAAACGGTCTTATCGGCGTTGCTTTCTTCTTATGCCTGTTCTTCTTGGGTATCGACTCGGCATTCTTCTTGGCACACGGCGGCGTTGCCGCTCCGCTAAGAGACAAACTGGGGTGGAGCTTAAAGAAATCCACCATAATCGTTTGTGTTGCCGGATTCTTACTGGGTATGCTCTTTACAACCAAGGCCGGTGTTTACTGGCTTGATATGGTTGACCGAGCCGTTTCCTTCTACGGCCTGCTGATTACCGGTATTATTTCTTGTCTCTTGGTCGGCTGGGTCTTCGGCGCTCGCAAACTGCGCGAATACCTGAACGAAACTTCAGACTTTAAATTCGGTGCTTGGTGGGATTGGGTTATCAAGTTAGTTCTCCCCATCGCAATGACATTTGTTGTAATTTACGGTGGTTTCATGGTTGATATCCCCAACGCCTACGAAGGTTATCAAGTCGGTCCGTTTAACGGGTCACATATCTTATGGTTGATACTCGGCGTTACTCTGATTTTGAGTTTCGTACTCGGGCGAATGGCGACTAAAGCGCCCAAGGAGGAAGAATAA
- a CDS encoding TIGR04076 family protein — MYTVVAKVISQKGVCEAGHKVGDEFVIGQSTPCHMCSWAFYTVFPFVEVLQFGGSFPWEKDPSKSIVACPDPDNPVIFELERRVI, encoded by the coding sequence ATGTATACGGTAGTGGCAAAAGTAATCTCGCAAAAAGGCGTTTGCGAAGCCGGGCATAAAGTCGGCGATGAGTTTGTAATCGGCCAAAGCACCCCCTGCCATATGTGTTCTTGGGCCTTCTATACTGTTTTCCCGTTTGTCGAGGTATTGCAGTTCGGCGGTTCTTTCCCTTGGGAAAAAGACCCTTCAAAATCAATTGTGGCTTGCCCCGACCCCGATAACCCGGTTATTTTTGAGCTTGAAAGAAGAGTAATTTAA
- a CDS encoding class I SAM-dependent methyltransferase: protein MDTHCNLQPSPFLTQNIGILPRGRALDIAMGNGRNTVYLAKNGFDVEGVDISQESVNAALEKANSEGVKIKTAVTDIEAGEYRIEESAYDLIICFNYLHRPLMPQIKGALKKGGIVVYETYTVDQLQFGKPSNRDFLLEYNELLKIFADFRCLRYFEGITDAKKATAGIIARKT, encoded by the coding sequence ATGGACACACACTGCAACCTGCAGCCCTCCCCGTTTTTAACACAAAATATTGGCATACTGCCGCGCGGCAGAGCGCTTGATATTGCAATGGGAAACGGGCGCAATACTGTTTATTTAGCCAAAAACGGTTTTGATGTTGAAGGGGTTGATATTTCGCAAGAATCGGTTAATGCCGCACTCGAAAAGGCGAATTCGGAAGGGGTTAAAATTAAAACTGCCGTTACCGATATTGAAGCGGGGGAATACAGGATTGAAGAATCCGCTTATGACCTTATAATCTGTTTTAATTATCTCCACCGACCGCTGATGCCTCAGATAAAAGGTGCGCTTAAAAAGGGCGGTATTGTAGTCTACGAAACCTATACCGTGGACCAATTGCAGTTTGGAAAACCGTCCAACAGGGATTTTCTGTTGGAATACAACGAACTGCTGAAGATTTTTGCCGATTTCCGCTGTTTACGCTATTTTGAAGGCATTACCGATGCCAAAAAAGCAACCGCCGGCATAATCGCGCGAAAAACTTAA
- a CDS encoding DUF5661 family protein yields the protein MSIEKHFTTQEAQEIGDELGIDWTKFDVEQFRMGLDVELEHGLVDPQTNVTDDDPLLTGKIALAHLNEFADYYTRLYKMEEEAEQELQ from the coding sequence ATGAGTATCGAAAAGCATTTTACCACACAGGAAGCTCAAGAAATCGGCGACGAGCTGGGTATCGACTGGACGAAATTCGATGTTGAGCAGTTTCGGATGGGATTGGATGTTGAATTGGAGCACGGGTTGGTTGACCCGCAAACCAATGTTACCGATGACGACCCGCTTCTAACCGGTAAGATTGCCTTGGCACACTTAAACGAATTTGCCGATTACTATACGCGGCTCTACAAAATGGAGGAGGAAGCCGAACAAGAATTACAGTAA
- the cysE gene encoding serine O-acetyltransferase: protein MCKRIAEDIRTVFKGDPAARSVLEVLTCYPGLHAVWAHRVAHFLWKHRLRLLARLLSHCTRFFTAIEIHPGATIGRRFFIDHGSGVVIGETTEIGEDVLIYQGVVLGGTSLNKGKRHPTIGNNVVIGTGAVVLGAINVGDGAKIGSGSVVIKPVPDGATVVGIPGRVVDEHHKPLSDLEHGNLPDPVADIIKLMLNKQTKLEERLAKMEAGSGIEPPHDELKQKIREVIKEFEQE from the coding sequence ATGTGTAAGCGTATTGCAGAGGATATCAGAACTGTTTTTAAAGGCGACCCGGCAGCAAGGAGCGTGCTTGAGGTTTTGACATGCTATCCGGGCTTGCATGCCGTTTGGGCGCACCGCGTAGCGCATTTTCTTTGGAAACACCGTCTGCGTTTGCTTGCCCGTCTTCTTTCGCATTGTACGCGCTTTTTTACTGCTATTGAAATCCATCCCGGTGCAACTATCGGGCGCCGTTTCTTTATCGACCACGGTTCGGGTGTTGTAATCGGAGAAACAACCGAAATCGGTGAAGACGTTCTGATTTATCAGGGTGTTGTTTTGGGAGGCACCAGCCTTAACAAAGGCAAACGCCATCCGACTATCGGTAATAATGTCGTTATCGGTACCGGTGCGGTGGTTTTGGGCGCAATTAACGTTGGAGACGGTGCTAAAATCGGCTCGGGTTCCGTAGTAATCAAACCGGTGCCTGACGGAGCAACCGTTGTTGGCATTCCGGGCAGGGTTGTGGACGAACACCATAAGCCGTTATCGGATCTTGAACACGGCAACTTACCGGATCCGGTTGCCGATATTATTAAACTGATGCTTAACAAGCAGACCAAGCTTGAAGAACGGCTTGCCAAAATGGAAGCCGGCTCAGGGATTGAACCCCCTCACGACGAACTGAAACAGAAAATCAGAGAAGTAATCAAAGAGTTTGAACAGGAATAG